Proteins co-encoded in one Spiroplasma gladiatoris genomic window:
- a CDS encoding ribose-phosphate diphosphokinase, protein MDKKNIKIFGLSSSKKLAKKICEILGVEEAQAKTSKFEDGEMIVQSLDSVRGQEIYIIQSTNNPVNENLMELLIAIDAFKRASASKINVVIPYFGYARQDRKAKGRQPITSRLVANLLEVAGANRIIIVDIHSTQSMGFFNIPSDNFSTAQTVADEIIDKIIKNNLDPEECILVSPDHGGLTRVHNVKQYTGNIAKGIAVIAKRRPEPNKSEVEFILGEVKDKICFMIDDMIDTAGTIINGAKALKEAGAKDIYLIACHGVFSGPAVERMKAALKEKIVKQVIITDTIEQPESRLFDGLKVISVADLLANMIRSSYEKHSLTDVYQEYRDSIVEKVDNYIKGKK, encoded by the coding sequence ATGGACAAAAAAAATATCAAAATCTTTGGATTATCATCTAGTAAAAAATTAGCAAAAAAAATATGTGAAATTTTAGGAGTTGAAGAAGCACAAGCAAAAACTTCTAAATTTGAAGACGGAGAAATGATTGTTCAATCATTAGACTCGGTTAGAGGACAAGAAATATACATTATTCAATCAACTAACAACCCAGTAAATGAAAATTTGATGGAACTTTTAATAGCGATTGATGCTTTTAAAAGAGCAAGTGCTTCTAAAATAAATGTGGTAATTCCTTATTTTGGATATGCAAGACAAGATAGAAAAGCTAAAGGAAGACAACCAATTACTTCTAGACTAGTTGCTAATCTATTAGAAGTTGCAGGAGCAAATAGAATTATAATTGTAGATATTCACTCTACACAATCAATGGGATTTTTTAATATTCCTTCTGATAATTTTTCAACAGCACAAACTGTTGCAGACGAAATAATTGATAAAATAATAAAAAATAATTTAGATCCAGAAGAATGCATTTTAGTATCTCCAGATCATGGGGGTTTGACAAGAGTGCACAACGTAAAACAATACACAGGAAATATAGCAAAAGGAATTGCTGTAATTGCAAAAAGAAGACCAGAACCTAATAAATCAGAAGTAGAATTCATCTTAGGGGAAGTTAAAGACAAAATATGTTTTATGATTGATGACATGATTGATACAGCAGGAACTATTATTAATGGTGCAAAAGCTTTAAAAGAAGCAGGGGCAAAAGATATTTATTTAATAGCTTGTCATGGTGTATTTAGTGGACCAGCTGTTGAAAGAATGAAAGCGGCATTAAAAGAAAAAATTGTTAAACAAGTTATTATTACAGATACAATTGAACAGCCAGAAAGCAGATTGTTTGACGGTTTGAAAGTTATCTCTGTAGCTGATTTACTAGCCAATATGATTAGATCATCATATGAAAAACATTCATTAACAGATGTTTACCAAGAATATCGTGACTCAATAGTTGAAAAAGTCGATAATTATATCAAGGGGAAAAAGTAA
- a CDS encoding ABC-F family ATP-binding cassette domain-containing protein codes for MGLVNIYEITHKNGDKKLYEDTAIKLNKGEHIALIGPNGAGKTTLLNIIAKKIVPDKGTVEIHERTKIGYLDQHQDVDLEMTVDAYLKLAFKDLYELESRIHKIYEDMATEYNENELVKALKYQDILNHNDFDMIDKKIGNLVDGLGIGLEKLNSKMGDLSGGQKGKVMLAKLLLSGNDFLLLDEPTNFLDIQQVEWLAKFLQSYEKAFIMVSHDNDFINKTCNIIYALDNFKLTRFVGNYDKYLQDSQMLKDQYDKAFNAQKKEIKKLETYIAKNIARASTSNSAKSRVKVLNKIDVLEERRDLVKPKFSFMYKRPSTSVVLQAKDLIIGYDSPLLHALNFELREGEKCIISGKNGIGKTTFLKTISTEINAFEGKVELGNGVEYAYFKQIEDVHGINAVQYLMRKFPDITESEARAKVGQFGVKSSLMMQPMEKLSGGEQTRIRLAALSMIPCSLLVLDEPTNHIDVLAKEALLEAIQSFKGTVLLTTHDINFSTMWADKVLDFEKLV; via the coding sequence ATGGGATTAGTTAATATTTATGAGATTACTCATAAAAATGGAGATAAAAAATTGTATGAAGATACAGCTATAAAACTAAATAAAGGTGAGCATATTGCCTTAATAGGTCCTAACGGGGCTGGAAAGACAACTTTGCTTAATATAATTGCAAAAAAAATAGTTCCTGATAAAGGAACTGTAGAAATTCATGAACGTACTAAAATTGGATATTTGGATCAACATCAAGATGTTGATTTGGAAATGACTGTTGATGCTTATTTAAAGCTTGCTTTTAAGGATTTATATGAGTTAGAGTCTAGGATTCATAAAATATATGAAGATATGGCAACTGAATATAATGAAAACGAATTAGTTAAAGCTTTAAAGTATCAAGATATTTTAAATCATAATGATTTTGATATGATTGATAAAAAAATTGGTAATCTTGTAGATGGTCTTGGAATTGGTTTAGAAAAACTAAATTCTAAAATGGGGGATCTATCTGGAGGACAAAAAGGAAAAGTTATGCTAGCCAAACTTCTATTAAGTGGTAATGATTTTTTGCTTTTAGATGAGCCAACTAACTTTTTAGATATTCAACAAGTGGAATGACTTGCTAAATTTTTACAATCTTATGAAAAAGCTTTTATAATGGTATCTCACGATAACGATTTTATAAATAAAACTTGTAACATAATCTATGCACTGGATAATTTTAAATTAACAAGATTTGTTGGTAACTATGATAAATATTTACAAGATTCTCAAATGCTAAAAGATCAATACGACAAGGCTTTTAATGCGCAAAAAAAAGAAATTAAAAAACTAGAAACATACATTGCAAAAAATATAGCTAGAGCTAGTACTTCAAATTCGGCTAAATCAAGAGTTAAGGTTTTAAATAAAATTGATGTTCTAGAAGAACGAAGAGATTTAGTTAAACCAAAGTTTTCTTTTATGTACAAAAGACCTTCAACATCAGTTGTTCTTCAAGCTAAAGATTTAATTATAGGTTATGATTCACCTTTATTACATGCACTTAATTTTGAATTGAGAGAGGGTGAAAAATGTATTATTAGTGGAAAAAATGGGATTGGTAAGACAACTTTTTTAAAAACAATATCTACTGAAATAAATGCGTTTGAGGGAAAAGTTGAACTAGGTAACGGTGTAGAATATGCCTATTTTAAACAAATTGAAGATGTTCATGGAATTAACGCAGTTCAATATTTAATGAGAAAATTTCCAGACATTACAGAATCGGAAGCAAGAGCTAAAGTTGGACAATTTGGAGTTAAAAGTTCTTTAATGATGCAACCAATGGAAAAACTATCTGGGGGAGAACAAACTAGAATAAGATTAGCTGCTTTAAGTATGATACCTTGTAGTTTGCTTGTTTTAGATGAACCTACCAACCATATCGATGTGTTAGCAAAAGAGGCTTTGTTAGAAGCAATTCAATCTTTTAAAGGAACAGTGTTATTAACTACTCATGATATTAATTTTTCTACAATGTGGGCAGACAAAGTTTTAGATTTTGAAAAGTTAGTTTAA
- the rsmA gene encoding 16S rRNA (adenine(1518)-N(6)/adenine(1519)-N(6))-dimethyltransferase RsmA has protein sequence MIIAKKKFGQNFITDKNLIKKIIDTLDQTEDHLIIEIGPGQGALTNELCSRFKKVIAIEIDKDMETILKNKIRYNNFELIIEDVLNINFEDLIDKEFKRVSIISNTPYYITSEIIFKTLRCSAIFSKAVFMTQKEVAQRICAKYNEKNYNNLSVACQFYSELKYEFTVKKTLFNPVPKVDSAIISLCFNKNYLEKVNDDEKFISFVRKLFNNKRKTILNNLNNILQDKEKAEKILNNVDIDTNKRPENISIEGFINMFNEVVDAKN, from the coding sequence ATGATAATAGCTAAAAAAAAATTTGGGCAAAATTTTATTACAGACAAAAATTTAATAAAAAAAATTATTGATACTTTAGATCAAACAGAAGATCATTTAATAATAGAAATCGGACCAGGTCAGGGGGCTTTGACTAATGAACTGTGCTCACGTTTTAAAAAAGTTATAGCTATTGAAATTGATAAAGATATGGAAACTATTTTAAAAAACAAAATTAGATACAATAATTTTGAGTTAATAATTGAAGATGTATTAAATATAAATTTTGAAGACTTAATTGATAAAGAATTTAAAAGAGTCTCTATTATTTCCAATACACCTTACTATATAACAAGTGAAATAATTTTTAAAACTTTAAGATGCAGCGCTATTTTTTCTAAAGCAGTGTTTATGACACAAAAAGAAGTGGCACAAAGAATATGTGCTAAATACAATGAAAAAAATTATAATAATTTATCAGTAGCCTGCCAATTTTATAGCGAGTTAAAATACGAGTTTACTGTTAAAAAAACTTTATTTAACCCAGTTCCAAAGGTAGATTCTGCAATAATTTCTCTTTGTTTTAATAAAAATTACTTGGAAAAAGTTAATGATGATGAAAAATTTATTTCTTTTGTAAGAAAACTTTTTAACAACAAAAGAAAAACTATCTTAAATAATTTAAACAACATTTTACAAGATAAAGAAAAAGCAGAAAAAATATTAAATAATGTAGATATAGATACAAATAAAAGACCAGAAAATATTTCTATAGAAGGATTTATAAATATGTTTAATGAGGTTGTTGATGCTAAAAATTAA
- the rnmV gene encoding ribonuclease M5: MIIKQIIVVEGKSDTIKLKNIFGIDNVETIETNGLSLNNYTLELIKKINETRGVIIFTDPDGPGSRIRDKINSYLDNDCINAFIDKKNLVNTKKIGIAEANEEDIKYALKNLLKFKNKITKNISWQDYLNYEIYKKENRIKIAKIFNWDESINAKKLFKWINLIDINIDKLKKIIGE; encoded by the coding sequence ATGATTATAAAACAAATTATTGTTGTTGAAGGAAAGTCAGACACCATAAAGTTAAAAAATATTTTTGGCATTGATAATGTAGAAACAATTGAAACTAACGGACTATCTTTAAATAATTATACATTAGAATTAATAAAAAAAATTAATGAAACAAGAGGAGTTATAATTTTTACAGATCCTGATGGTCCTGGATCAAGAATAAGAGATAAAATTAATTCCTATTTAGATAATGATTGCATAAATGCATTTATTGATAAAAAAAATTTAGTAAATACAAAAAAAATAGGTATTGCAGAAGCAAACGAAGAAGATATTAAGTATGCTTTAAAAAATTTATTAAAGTTTAAAAACAAGATTACAAAAAACATTTCTTGACAGGATTATTTGAATTATGAAATTTATAAAAAAGAAAACAGAATTAAAATAGCAAAAATTTTTAATTGAGATGAAAGTATCAATGCAAAAAAACTTTTCAAGTGAATTAATTTAATAGACATAAATATTGATAAATTAAAAAAAATAATAGGAGAATAA
- a CDS encoding rod shape-determining protein, which translates to MASWDRKREFVALDLGTANVVAYLGGQGIIYNEPSTMAYDVHTNTVIAYGEQAYEMVGKTNEDIRMVVPLVDGVIADLDAAKDLIKIIFSRIKLSDILKNALVVLACPSGVTELERGALKQVVADMGAKNVLVEEEVKLSAIGAGINISIASGHLVVDIGGGTTDIAIISAGEIIISRSIKTAGNHFDEEIRKYIRAEYNVLIGIKTAEKIKVEIGALTKIDNGRTFRAFGRDVISGLPREVVISPDEVKNALLAPFSKITDLIVEVMENTPAELAGDIIRNGITICGGGALLRGIDTYFESIFQLKVTKAQDPLLTVIEGTKEYEKQIEKWLDVVELRDSREYNIK; encoded by the coding sequence ATGGCATCATGAGATCGTAAAAGAGAATTCGTAGCTTTAGACTTAGGTACTGCTAACGTAGTTGCATACTTAGGGGGACAAGGAATCATATATAATGAACCTTCAACTATGGCATACGATGTTCACACAAATACAGTTATCGCTTATGGAGAACAAGCTTATGAAATGGTTGGTAAAACAAACGAAGACATAAGAATGGTTGTACCATTAGTGGATGGGGTTATTGCTGACTTAGACGCAGCAAAAGACCTTATTAAAATTATTTTCTCACGTATTAAGTTATCTGATATCTTAAAAAATGCTTTAGTAGTTCTTGCCTGCCCTTCAGGAGTTACTGAACTTGAAAGAGGAGCATTAAAACAAGTAGTTGCAGATATGGGAGCAAAAAATGTTCTTGTTGAAGAAGAAGTTAAATTGTCAGCAATCGGTGCTGGAATTAACATCTCTATCGCAAGTGGACACTTAGTTGTTGACATCGGTGGAGGAACTACAGATATAGCAATCATTTCAGCTGGAGAAATTATTATTTCTAGATCAATTAAAACAGCTGGAAATCACTTTGACGAAGAAATTAGAAAATACATTCGTGCAGAGTACAACGTATTAATCGGAATAAAAACTGCTGAAAAAATTAAAGTAGAGATCGGTGCATTAACAAAAATCGATAATGGACGTACTTTCCGTGCATTCGGACGTGACGTAATTTCAGGGTTACCAAGAGAAGTTGTAATTTCACCAGACGAAGTTAAAAATGCTTTATTAGCACCATTTTCAAAAATTACTGACTTAATTGTTGAAGTAATGGAAAATACACCTGCTGAATTAGCTGGAGATATTATTAGAAATGGTATTACTATTTGTGGTGGTGGAGCATTGTTAAGAGGTATTGATACATACTTTGAATCAATATTCCAATTAAAAGTTACAAAAGCTCAAGATCCTTTATTAACAGTTATTGAAGGAACTAAAGAATACGAAAAACAAATTGAAAAATGATTAGACGTTGTTGAATTACGTGATTCTAGAGAATACAATATTAAATAG
- a CDS encoding rod shape-determining protein, which produces MAKATLQQRTHVAIDIGTSKTKIHIDKIGMVFNESTILALDWKSNKVLAIGDAAKKFVGKLSGTLQLKYPMKRGVITDMAMLKKFLLTILSKHSSELKDSIVTLACPTSVTELERSSLIKSIKDLGVFYVNAEDDVKLALYGAGIDVYKTVGNLCLDLGAGKSTAGIVVNGETIQSKWTKIAGNTIDQEIIKQIKSKEQMLVGEITAEQIKNTVSSLVKNKTPLKLTAYGYDLTSGMPKDFEINENDVSKLLLAAFGSITSLVTSVLEGSPNEIAGDVVRNGIIVTGGVGKIPGIKPFLEDFFEIPVKIANNCLTATIEGAIKHKELTIKKYEYENNHIDSLFQ; this is translated from the coding sequence ATGGCAAAAGCAACTTTACAACAAAGAACTCATGTTGCTATTGATATAGGAACTAGTAAAACTAAAATTCATATTGATAAAATCGGGATGGTATTTAATGAATCAACAATTCTTGCTTTAGATTGAAAATCAAATAAAGTGTTAGCAATTGGAGATGCAGCTAAAAAATTTGTAGGTAAATTAAGTGGGACTTTACAATTAAAGTACCCAATGAAGCGTGGAGTAATAACTGACATGGCAATGTTAAAGAAATTTTTATTAACTATCTTGTCAAAACACTCAAGCGAATTAAAAGATTCAATTGTTACTCTAGCATGTCCTACAAGCGTAACAGAATTAGAAAGATCTTCTTTGATTAAATCAATAAAAGATTTAGGGGTTTTTTATGTAAATGCTGAAGATGATGTAAAACTTGCATTATACGGAGCCGGAATTGATGTTTACAAAACTGTTGGTAATCTTTGCTTAGATTTAGGGGCAGGAAAATCTACTGCTGGAATAGTTGTTAACGGCGAAACAATTCAATCAAAATGAACTAAGATTGCTGGAAACACAATTGATCAAGAAATAATTAAACAAATAAAATCAAAAGAACAAATGCTTGTTGGAGAAATAACAGCAGAACAAATTAAAAACACAGTATCTTCTTTAGTTAAAAATAAAACTCCATTAAAGTTGACAGCTTACGGATATGACTTAACTTCTGGAATGCCAAAAGACTTTGAAATCAATGAAAATGATGTATCAAAACTTTTATTAGCAGCATTTGGGAGTATAACAAGTTTGGTGACTAGCGTTTTAGAAGGATCGCCAAATGAGATTGCAGGAGATGTTGTTAGAAATGGAATTATTGTAACTGGTGGAGTTGGTAAAATCCCAGGTATTAAACCATTTTTAGAAGACTTTTTTGAAATTCCTGTAAAAATAGCTAATAATTGTTTAACAGCAACTATTGAAGGAGCTATAAAACATAAAGAATTAACAATAAAAAAATACGAATATGAAAATAATCACATTGATTCGTTATTTCAATAA
- a CDS encoding rod shape-determining protein produces the protein MASKKPTFVSMDLGTANTLVYIAGQGIVYNEPSIVAYRIKENRIVAVGEEAYKMIGKGNKTIRVVRPMVDGVITDIRATEAQLRYIFTKLRITKQLRHSIMLLACPSVITELEKTALKKIAVNLGADQVFVEEEVKMAALGGGVNIYAPTGNLIVDMGGGTTDIAVLASGDIVLSKSIKVAGNYLNDECQKFIRSQYGLEVGSKTAESIKVNVGSLSKYPDERRMKVYGRDVVSGLPREIEITPEEVREVLKVPVSRIIDLTVQVLEDTPPELAGDIFRNGITICGGGALIRGIDKYFADTLQLPTKVGEQPLLAVINGTKKFESEIWEIIKAQRAHEDIMSR, from the coding sequence ATGGCAAGCAAAAAACCTACATTTGTCTCAATGGACTTAGGTACAGCAAACACACTTGTTTATATTGCTGGACAAGGAATTGTTTACAACGAACCTTCAATCGTTGCATATCGTATTAAAGAAAACAGAATTGTAGCTGTTGGAGAAGAAGCTTACAAAATGATTGGTAAAGGAAACAAAACCATTAGAGTTGTAAGACCAATGGTTGATGGAGTAATTACTGATATTAGAGCAACTGAAGCTCAATTACGTTATATTTTTACAAAATTAAGAATTACAAAACAATTAAGACACTCAATTATGTTATTAGCATGTCCTTCAGTTATTACTGAATTAGAAAAAACTGCTCTTAAAAAAATCGCTGTTAACTTAGGTGCTGACCAAGTATTCGTTGAAGAAGAAGTTAAAATGGCTGCATTAGGTGGAGGAGTTAATATTTATGCTCCAACAGGAAACTTAATCGTTGATATGGGTGGGGGAACTACTGATATAGCTGTTTTAGCATCAGGAGATATAGTTCTTTCAAAATCAATTAAAGTTGCAGGAAACTACTTAAATGATGAATGTCAAAAATTTATTAGATCTCAATACGGATTAGAAGTAGGATCAAAAACTGCTGAATCAATTAAAGTTAATGTTGGTTCATTATCAAAATACCCTGATGAAAGACGTATGAAAGTTTACGGACGTGACGTTGTTTCAGGATTACCAAGAGAAATTGAAATCACACCAGAAGAAGTACGTGAAGTGTTGAAAGTTCCAGTTTCAAGAATTATTGACTTAACAGTTCAAGTATTAGAAGATACACCTCCAGAATTAGCAGGAGATATCTTTAGAAATGGTATTACAATTTGTGGTGGTGGAGCATTAATTAGAGGAATCGATAAATACTTCGCAGATACATTACAATTGCCAACTAAAGTTGGAGAACAACCATTACTAGCTGTTATTAATGGAACTAAAAAATTTGAATCAGAAATTTGAGAAATTATTAAAGCTCAAAGAGCTCATGAAGATATCATGAGCAGATAA
- a CDS encoding rod shape-determining protein produces MYIENKRPFISLDLGTSNILAYVSGQGIVYNQPSLMAYDINQNKLVAIGQEAYEMIGKTNDNIRMVTPLVDGVIADLDAAKDLLEHIFDRLKMMNFWKNSVVVLACPSGVTELERDALKMVARDMGADLVVVEEEVKMSAIGAGVNIELPLGHLIIDIGGGTTDIAIISAGDIVLSKSIKVAGNYFNEEILKFVRAEYNIAVGIKTAENVKKNIGSLVKYPNERSMQIYGRDIVSGLPKEATVNSEEIRNVLLGAFGRITDLVIEVMENTPPELAGDILKQGIILCGGGALVRNADKYFHDIFQLPTKIAADPLNCVIEGTKAYEKIILKRIEEGFYKGTQETFLQTLKK; encoded by the coding sequence ATGTATATAGAAAACAAAAGACCTTTTATTAGTTTGGATTTAGGGACAAGTAACATTCTTGCTTATGTTTCTGGTCAAGGAATTGTTTATAATCAACCAAGTCTTATGGCTTATGATATTAATCAAAATAAACTAGTAGCAATCGGTCAAGAAGCTTATGAAATGATTGGTAAAACAAACGATAACATAAGAATGGTAACTCCTTTAGTTGATGGAGTAATTGCAGATCTAGATGCTGCAAAAGATTTATTAGAGCACATATTTGATAGATTAAAAATGATGAATTTTTGAAAAAACTCAGTTGTTGTTCTTGCTTGCCCAAGTGGTGTTACTGAATTAGAGCGTGATGCTTTAAAAATGGTAGCTAGAGACATGGGCGCAGATCTTGTTGTTGTAGAAGAAGAAGTTAAAATGTCAGCTATTGGTGCTGGTGTTAATATCGAACTTCCTCTAGGTCATTTAATAATTGATATTGGTGGAGGAACTACTGATATTGCTATTATTTCAGCAGGAGATATAGTTCTTTCAAAATCAATTAAAGTTGCAGGAAACTACTTCAACGAAGAAATTTTAAAGTTTGTTAGAGCAGAATATAACATTGCTGTTGGTATTAAAACTGCAGAAAATGTTAAAAAAAATATTGGCTCATTAGTTAAATATCCAAATGAACGCTCAATGCAAATTTATGGAAGAGATATAGTTTCAGGTTTACCAAAAGAAGCAACAGTTAACTCAGAAGAAATAAGAAATGTTCTTTTGGGAGCTTTTGGAAGAATAACTGACTTAGTGATTGAAGTTATGGAAAATACACCTCCAGAATTAGCAGGAGATATCTTAAAACAAGGTATTATCTTGTGTGGTGGTGGTGCACTTGTTAGAAATGCAGACAAATATTTTCATGATATCTTTCAGTTGCCAACTAAAATTGCTGCAGATCCTTTGAACTGTGTAATTGAAGGAACAAAAGCATATGAAAAAATAATTCTAAAAAGAATTGAAGAAGGCTTCTATAAAGGAACTCAAGAAACTTTTTTACAAACATTAAAAAAATAA
- a CDS encoding uracil-xanthine permease family protein has protein sequence MQENKEEIQKELTKVTLILEPHQRPKNVGKWILLSIQHVFAMFGATVLVPMIMNSLSAGINGEPVMNVSMALFCSGVGTLIYIALTAAKVPLYLGSSFAYMTTIGLGYKDWGNAVFIAVFGVGVLYVLMGFIIYWTGSSWVKKAFSPVVTGPIIIIIGMSAIKSALQNMGLWNDAKDGWISNTIQQGQAGYVAYPQWLAILLGTITILVAAICVLKAKTFFKAIPILLALVVGYILAIIIHFSFQKAGLSLLNTSLMSDIQNWEWYPSFKKIWSVKSEQIGPAIVAIVPIAIITMTEHLGEHVNIGSITNKDYISNPGIHRTLMADGVSIMFAGLVGGPANATYAENTSVVNMTRIASVWAIGLAAIFAVAMSFIAPFNQLINMIPTPVMGGIGVVLFGMIASNGIKILVEGKVKFSNAKNIFVIAITLAIGVGLGVSGVEIELGRSGFKFTGLFIATIVGVLLNVLLPKQLNDGIFKINFIKEFKDNATQRKLNREKRALERKNKIKQKQLKKNRETK, from the coding sequence ATGCAAGAAAATAAAGAAGAAATTCAAAAGGAACTTACTAAAGTAACCTTAATATTAGAACCACATCAAAGACCAAAAAATGTTGGTAAATGAATACTTTTATCAATTCAACATGTTTTTGCTATGTTTGGTGCAACAGTGCTTGTACCCATGATTATGAACAGTTTATCTGCAGGCATTAATGGTGAGCCGGTTATGAACGTTTCAATGGCATTGTTTTGTTCTGGTGTTGGAACTTTAATTTATATTGCTTTAACAGCAGCTAAAGTTCCTTTATATTTAGGAAGTAGTTTTGCATATATGACAACAATTGGGTTAGGTTATAAAGACTGAGGAAATGCAGTTTTTATAGCAGTATTTGGAGTTGGTGTTTTATATGTACTTATGGGATTTATAATATATTGAACTGGTTCATCATGAGTTAAAAAAGCATTTTCACCAGTTGTTACAGGACCTATAATTATAATTATTGGAATGAGTGCTATAAAAAGTGCTTTACAAAATATGGGTTTATGAAATGATGCAAAAGACGGTTGAATTTCAAATACTATCCAACAAGGACAAGCGGGATATGTAGCTTATCCTCAATGATTAGCTATTCTTTTAGGAACGATTACAATATTAGTTGCAGCAATATGTGTTTTAAAAGCAAAAACATTTTTCAAGGCAATACCAATCTTACTTGCTTTAGTAGTAGGTTATATATTAGCAATAATAATTCATTTTTCATTTCAAAAAGCAGGATTAAGTTTGTTGAATACATCACTTATGAGCGATATACAAAATTGAGAATGATATCCAAGTTTTAAAAAAATTTGATCAGTAAAATCTGAACAAATAGGGCCTGCCATAGTGGCAATAGTGCCAATAGCAATTATAACAATGACAGAACATTTAGGAGAACATGTTAATATTGGATCTATAACAAATAAAGATTATATTTCTAACCCAGGAATTCATAGAACATTAATGGCAGATGGGGTCTCTATAATGTTTGCCGGCTTAGTAGGTGGTCCTGCCAACGCAACTTATGCTGAAAATACTAGTGTTGTTAATATGACAAGAATAGCAAGTGTTTGAGCGATTGGTTTAGCAGCAATATTTGCAGTTGCAATGAGTTTTATAGCACCTTTTAATCAATTAATTAATATGATTCCTACTCCTGTAATGGGAGGAATAGGGGTTGTACTATTTGGTATGATAGCATCTAACGGAATAAAAATTTTAGTAGAAGGAAAAGTGAAGTTCTCAAATGCAAAAAACATATTTGTAATTGCTATAACTTTAGCGATTGGAGTAGGTTTAGGAGTTAGTGGAGTGGAAATAGAGTTAGGGAGGTCTGGATTTAAGTTTACAGGACTATTTATAGCAACAATAGTTGGGGTTTTATTAAATGTATTATTGCCAAAACAACTAAATGATGGAATCTTTAAAATCAACTTTATTAAAGAATTTAAAGATAATGCAACACAAAGAAAACTAAATAGAGAAAAAAGAGCATTAGAACGAAAAAACAAAATCAAACAAAAACAACTTAAAAAAAATAGAGAAACAAAATAA
- a CDS encoding rod shape-determining protein: MKLEDRTFIALDLGTSNILAYVGKQGIVYDEPSIMAYDTFTNELVALGQEAYEMVGKTHESIRMIVPIRDGVITDLEAAKDLLKHIFAKLKMLNDWKNSIILLACPSGVTELEREALKQVAYDMGAEIVLVEEEVKMAALGAGLNIDLPRGNVVIDIGGGTTDIAIISAGDVVISRSVKVAGNFFDEEIKKYIRSEYNVTIGDRTAENVKKELGSLSKYKGEKTMSVFGRDIVSGLPKEAVISSEEIRNVLVNSFSVITDLLIGLMENTPPELAGDIITNGFMICGGGSKIRGIKEYFNGIFSVPCTLSPNPLTGVVEGAKGFQKIINRRLEAGYYGKNAKDVKKGSQSKYI; encoded by the coding sequence ATGAAATTAGAAGATCGTACATTTATCGCCCTTGATTTAGGGACAAGTAACATTCTTGCTTATGTTGGTAAACAAGGTATTGTTTATGACGAACCGTCAATCATGGCTTATGATACATTCACAAACGAATTAGTAGCTTTGGGTCAAGAAGCTTATGAAATGGTAGGAAAAACACACGAAAGTATTAGAATGATTGTTCCGATTAGAGATGGAGTTATTACTGATTTAGAAGCTGCAAAAGATTTATTAAAGCATATCTTTGCAAAATTAAAAATGTTAAATGATTGAAAAAACTCAATAATATTATTAGCTTGTCCAAGTGGAGTTACCGAACTTGAAAGAGAAGCTTTAAAACAAGTAGCTTATGATATGGGAGCAGAAATCGTTCTTGTTGAAGAAGAAGTTAAAATGGCTGCATTAGGCGCAGGTTTAAATATCGATTTACCAAGAGGAAATGTTGTAATTGATATTGGTGGAGGAACTACTGATATTGCTATTATTTCAGCAGGTGATGTTGTTATTTCAAGATCTGTTAAAGTTGCAGGAAACTTTTTTGATGAAGAAATCAAAAAATATATTCGTTCTGAATATAACGTAACAATTGGTGATAGAACCGCTGAAAATGTTAAAAAAGAATTAGGCTCACTTTCTAAATATAAAGGTGAAAAAACAATGTCTGTATTTGGTAGAGATATTGTTTCAGGATTACCAAAAGAAGCTGTAATTAGTTCAGAAGAAATTAGAAATGTTTTGGTAAACTCATTTAGTGTAATTACAGATTTATTAATTGGTCTTATGGAAAATACACCTCCAGAATTAGCAGGAGACATAATCACAAATGGTTTTATGATTTGTGGTGGTGGATCAAAAATTAGAGGAATTAAAGAGTACTTTAACGGGATATTCTCAGTTCCTTGTACACTTTCACCAAACCCATTAACTGGTGTTGTTGAGGGAGCAAAAGGGTTCCAAAAAATCATTAATAGACGTTTAGAAGCAGGATACTATGGTAAAAATGCTAAGGACGTTAAAAAAGGAAGTCAAAGTAAATATATTTAA